GAGTGCGGACACGCCGAGACTGCCGAGCGGGCTGTAGAGCTGTTGCCAGGTTTGCATATGGGGTGGCCCCTAATTGTTGTTGGTCAGGCACTGTCAGCGTTCTTGGTTAATTGGTAAGACCAATTTACAATCGCTGTTGGCTAGGGTAAAAGCCTTGATATCGGTGTGTCAATTTGCCGCCCTAAAACTTTTGTCGAACAACCGGACGGCGAGTCGGATTGCACCGGTTGAATTGGCGTCATCTGGCAGGTGTCGGCGCAGCGTCGATAGGCCAGAATAGAGAGCCCGGCGAGCGGTCGGGATGGTGGAGAGTTGAGTGATGGGGTTTGATCAGATACGTCAGCGCCGTTTGTCTGACGACATTGTCGAGCGACTGGAAGGGATGATTCTCGAAGGCACGCTGAAGTCCGGCGAACGTCTGCCGGCCGAGCGGGCACTGGCGGAGCAGTTCGGCGTTTCCCGGCCGTCGTTGCGCGAGGCGATTCAGAAACTCGCGGCCAAGGGCTTGCTGGTCAGCAAGCAGGGCGGCGGCAACTATGTCGTGGAAAGTCTCGGTTCGACGTTCAGCGATCCGCTGCTGCAATTGCTGGAAAGCAATCCCGAGGCCCAGCGCGATCTGCTGGAATTTCGCCACACGCTGGAGGCATCGTGCGCCTATTACGCAGCATTGCGCGCCACGGATGTGGACCGCGAGCGGCTGACGACTGCGTTTGAAGAGTTACAGGATTGCTACTCGCGTCACGACGAAGTGAGCCGGGCGGAAGAGGGCGCGGCGGATGCGAAATTCCACCTGGCGATTGCCGAAGCCAGTCACAACGCGGTGTTGCTGCACACCATTCGCGGGCTGTTCGATCTGCTCAAGCGCAACGTGGTGACCAACATCGGTGGCATGTACAAACAGCGCACGGAAACCCGCGACATGCTGATCACGCAGCATCGGGAATTGTATCTGGCGATTATCGAGGGGCGCGCGGAACAGGCGCGTGAGGTTTCCAGCCGACACATTCTGTATGTGCAGGAAGTGCTGGAAGAGGTGCGTCAGGAAGTGCAGCGCATGGCTCGCGCCGAGCGACGCAAAGGGATGTAGGCATGACCGTTCCCGTGGCGAGCGCGGGAACGGTCATTCAGGCAGAGAAATCAGTCTTCCTTGCCCTTGTTGCGCACCGCACGCTGCAATTCGCGACCGGCGTCGCGTTCGCGTTCGGTATCACGCTTGTCGTATTCCTTCTTGCCCTTGCCCAGTGCGATCTCGCACTTGACCATGTGCTTGCTCCAGTACCAGGACAGGCACACGCAGGCGTAACCCTTCTGCTGCACGGCGGCGGCGAGCTTGTCCAGTTCGCGGCGGTTGAGCAGCAACTTGCGGGTA
The window above is part of the Pseudomonas fluorescens genome. Proteins encoded here:
- a CDS encoding FCD domain-containing protein; protein product: MGFDQIRQRRLSDDIVERLEGMILEGTLKSGERLPAERALAEQFGVSRPSLREAIQKLAAKGLLVSKQGGGNYVVESLGSTFSDPLLQLLESNPEAQRDLLEFRHTLEASCAYYAALRATDVDRERLTTAFEELQDCYSRHDEVSRAEEGAADAKFHLAIAEASHNAVLLHTIRGLFDLLKRNVVTNIGGMYKQRTETRDMLITQHRELYLAIIEGRAEQAREVSSRHILYVQEVLEEVRQEVQRMARAERRKGM